Proteins encoded together in one Falco peregrinus isolate bFalPer1 chromosome 2, bFalPer1.pri, whole genome shotgun sequence window:
- the TRMT2A gene encoding tRNA (uracil-5-)-methyltransferase homolog A isoform X2, translating into MAEGGGRGDPPRVAAPAPEAGDGAELESKAGGGGGDPAGSPAACPDVYGYIKGDLFTSEIYKVEIQNLPKYIGFNDVKKFLAKYGLNPHKIKLFGKQTFAFVTFKSEEERDKAMRVLHGALWKSRALNVRLAKPKADPIAKKRKQEGEQEQEQGEAKRPALSAASGEEPLSKRIADVVTPLWSVPYGEQLAKKQQECEQVLQKLTKEIGNNNRALLPWLFLQKQKYNKLCCPLEGVKASPVQKLSKEELADLKISLATYFTEGMGKSSGVTSLYFVEEGQRKSPNLEDLPLEHVAGDKYIYEELLGLKFRISPHAFFQVNTEAAEVLYTAIRDWAQLSQESTVLDICCGTGTIGISLAKKVKKVIGIELCQEAVQDAKVNAQINELSNIEFHCGKAEDIVPSLINILAPQNLVTIVDPPRAGLHSKVILAIRRAEHLKKLIYVSCNPRAAMNNFVDLCRAPSNRVKGASFRPVKAVAVDLFPQTRHCELLILFERVEYANGSSAEATPDAAQGPAAGHDAECLDGINPSNADTSQTTPEGAGAALEEKEST; encoded by the exons ATGGCGGaagggggcgggcggggcgaCCCCCCGCGCGTCGCGGCTCCTGCGCCGGAGGCTGGAGACGGGGCTGAGCTGGAAAGCAAGGCCGGTGGCGGCGGGGGTGACCCCGCGGGGAGCCCCGCAGCCTGCCCCGACGTGTACGGATACATTAAGGGAGACCTGTTTACCTCCGAGATCTATAAAGTAGAAATACAAAACCTCCCCAAATACATCGGGTTCAATGACGTGAAAAAGTTCCTCGCCAAATACGGACTCAATCCTCATAAGATAAAACTGTTTGGGAAGCAGACGTTCGCGTTCGTCACGTTTAAGAGCGAGGAGGAGCGGGACAAGGCCATGCGGGTGCTGCACGGGGCCCTGTGGAAGAGCCGGGCCCTGAACGTCCggctggccaagcccaaagCCGACCCCATCGCCAAGAAACGCAAGCAGGAAGGGGAGCAGGAGCAAGAGCAGGGCGAGGCAAAGCGGCCCGCGCTCTCTGCAGCCAGCGGAGAGGAGCCCCTGAGCAAGCGCATAGCTGATGTGGTGACCCCGCTGTGGAGCGTGCCCtatggggagcagctggccaagaagcagcaggagtGTGAGCAAGTGCTGCAGAAGCTGACAAA GGAAATAGGAAATAACAACAGAGCTTTGTTACCTTGGTTGttcctgcagaagcagaagtACAATAAATTGTGTTGCCCGCTAGAGGGAGTGAAAGCGTCCCCGGTGCAG AAATTAAGTAAAGAAGAGCTAGCTGACCTGAAAATCTCTCTGGCAACATACTTCACAGAAGGGATGGGAAAGAGCAGTGGTGTTACCTCTCTGTACTTTGTGGAGGAAGGACAAAG GAAATCTCCCAATCTAGAAGACTTGCCTTTGGAGCACGTGGCTGGTGATAAGTACATCTATGAAGAACTTCTTGGCCTAAAATTTAGAATTTCTCCTCATGCATTTTTTCAA GTAAacacagaagctgcagaagttCTGTACACCGCCATCAGGGATTGGGCGCAGCTGAGCCAAGAGAGCACGGTGCTTGACATTTGCTGTGGGACAGGAACTATTGGCATTTCCTTGGCAAAG AAAGTAAAGAAAGTGATTGGAATTGAACTCTGCCAAGAAGCTGTGCAGGATGCCAAAGTGAATGCCCAGATTAATG aacTGAGTAATATTGAATTTCACTGTGGGAAGGCTGAAGACATTGTTCCTTCTCTAATTAACATATTAGCTCCTCAGAACCTGGTTACTATTGTAGACCCACCACGAGCAGGGCTGC ATTCCAAGGTAATTCTTGCCATTAGAAGAGCTGAACATCTGAAGAAGCTGATCTATGTGTCCTGCAATCCCAGAGCCGCAATGAATAACTTTGTGGA CCTGTGCCGGGCCCCTTCCAACAGAGTCAAAGGAGCCTCTTTCCGTCCCGTTAAGGCGGTGGCTGTGGATCTCTTCCCTCAGACCAGGCACTGCGAGTTACTGATACTCTTTGAAAGGGTGGAATATGCAAACGGGAGCTCTGCTGAAGCAACACCTGATGCTGCTCAaggcccagcagcaggacatgACGCCGAGTGCTTGGATGGCATCAACCCATCCAACGCTGACACAAGCCAGACAACTCCTGAAGGTGCAGGTGCTGCACTTGAAGAGAAGGAATCTACTTAA
- the TRMT2A gene encoding tRNA (uracil-5-)-methyltransferase homolog A isoform X1, which produces MAEGGGRGDPPRVAAPAPEAGDGAELESKAGGGGGDPAGSPAACPDVYGYIKGDLFTSEIYKVEIQNLPKYIGFNDVKKFLAKYGLNPHKIKLFGKQTFAFVTFKSEEERDKAMRVLHGALWKSRALNVRLAKPKADPIAKKRKQEGEQEQEQGEAKRPALSAASGEEPLSKRIADVVTPLWSVPYGEQLAKKQQECEQVLQKLTKEIGNNNRALLPWLFLQKQKYNKLCCPLEGVKASPVQTEYRNKCEFLIGIGVNQEDKTVGCRLGKYKGGTCAVVEPFDTIHIPAIAKKVVKAFQDYIRSTSYSVYSPETYEGHWKQLTVRTSRIGHTMAIVYFNPQKLSKEELADLKISLATYFTEGMGKSSGVTSLYFVEEGQRKSPNLEDLPLEHVAGDKYIYEELLGLKFRISPHAFFQVNTEAAEVLYTAIRDWAQLSQESTVLDICCGTGTIGISLAKKVKKVIGIELCQEAVQDAKVNAQINELSNIEFHCGKAEDIVPSLINILAPQNLVTIVDPPRAGLHSKVILAIRRAEHLKKLIYVSCNPRAAMNNFVDLCRAPSNRVKGASFRPVKAVAVDLFPQTRHCELLILFERVEYANGSSAEATPDAAQGPAAGHDAECLDGINPSNADTSQTTPEGAGAALEEKEST; this is translated from the exons ATGGCGGaagggggcgggcggggcgaCCCCCCGCGCGTCGCGGCTCCTGCGCCGGAGGCTGGAGACGGGGCTGAGCTGGAAAGCAAGGCCGGTGGCGGCGGGGGTGACCCCGCGGGGAGCCCCGCAGCCTGCCCCGACGTGTACGGATACATTAAGGGAGACCTGTTTACCTCCGAGATCTATAAAGTAGAAATACAAAACCTCCCCAAATACATCGGGTTCAATGACGTGAAAAAGTTCCTCGCCAAATACGGACTCAATCCTCATAAGATAAAACTGTTTGGGAAGCAGACGTTCGCGTTCGTCACGTTTAAGAGCGAGGAGGAGCGGGACAAGGCCATGCGGGTGCTGCACGGGGCCCTGTGGAAGAGCCGGGCCCTGAACGTCCggctggccaagcccaaagCCGACCCCATCGCCAAGAAACGCAAGCAGGAAGGGGAGCAGGAGCAAGAGCAGGGCGAGGCAAAGCGGCCCGCGCTCTCTGCAGCCAGCGGAGAGGAGCCCCTGAGCAAGCGCATAGCTGATGTGGTGACCCCGCTGTGGAGCGTGCCCtatggggagcagctggccaagaagcagcaggagtGTGAGCAAGTGCTGCAGAAGCTGACAAA GGAAATAGGAAATAACAACAGAGCTTTGTTACCTTGGTTGttcctgcagaagcagaagtACAATAAATTGTGTTGCCCGCTAGAGGGAGTGAAAGCGTCCCCGGTGCAG aCTGAATATCGCAACAAATGTGAGTTCTTGATTGGGATTGGTGTAAATCAAGAAGACAAAACTGTGGGTTGTCGTCTTGGCAAATATAAGGGTGGTACATGTGCTGTAGTGGAGCCATTTGATACTATTCACATTCCTGCTATTGCCAAAAAAGTAGTAAAAGCTTTCCAAGACTACATAAG GTCAACTTCTTACTCAGTTTACAGCCCAGAAACCTACGAAGGTCACTGGAAACAGCTCACAGTCCGTACCAGCAGGATTGGCCACACCATGGCCattgtttattttaatcctCAG AAATTAAGTAAAGAAGAGCTAGCTGACCTGAAAATCTCTCTGGCAACATACTTCACAGAAGGGATGGGAAAGAGCAGTGGTGTTACCTCTCTGTACTTTGTGGAGGAAGGACAAAG GAAATCTCCCAATCTAGAAGACTTGCCTTTGGAGCACGTGGCTGGTGATAAGTACATCTATGAAGAACTTCTTGGCCTAAAATTTAGAATTTCTCCTCATGCATTTTTTCAA GTAAacacagaagctgcagaagttCTGTACACCGCCATCAGGGATTGGGCGCAGCTGAGCCAAGAGAGCACGGTGCTTGACATTTGCTGTGGGACAGGAACTATTGGCATTTCCTTGGCAAAG AAAGTAAAGAAAGTGATTGGAATTGAACTCTGCCAAGAAGCTGTGCAGGATGCCAAAGTGAATGCCCAGATTAATG aacTGAGTAATATTGAATTTCACTGTGGGAAGGCTGAAGACATTGTTCCTTCTCTAATTAACATATTAGCTCCTCAGAACCTGGTTACTATTGTAGACCCACCACGAGCAGGGCTGC ATTCCAAGGTAATTCTTGCCATTAGAAGAGCTGAACATCTGAAGAAGCTGATCTATGTGTCCTGCAATCCCAGAGCCGCAATGAATAACTTTGTGGA CCTGTGCCGGGCCCCTTCCAACAGAGTCAAAGGAGCCTCTTTCCGTCCCGTTAAGGCGGTGGCTGTGGATCTCTTCCCTCAGACCAGGCACTGCGAGTTACTGATACTCTTTGAAAGGGTGGAATATGCAAACGGGAGCTCTGCTGAAGCAACACCTGATGCTGCTCAaggcccagcagcaggacatgACGCCGAGTGCTTGGATGGCATCAACCCATCCAACGCTGACACAAGCCAGACAACTCCTGAAGGTGCAGGTGCTGCACTTGAAGAGAAGGAATCTACTTAA